ATTACTCACTTGGAAATATCTAAGCACTGCAACACCATCACCCCACGAATGCTCAAAATTGATTCCACCGTAGCCATCCTTAGAAACGATAAGAGAAAATGATTTGTCAAACCATCGATTGGTACCGTCGGTATGTAGGTACgttctaattaatttgttataatcgGTGCCAATAACTTCATCATCTAAGATCATTGCAAATATAGCTGAATCAATTTTCTTGAGAATTTCTTGATTTCCCGTTTCAATTAAATGTGACCGAGTTTGCGCCCATTCGTCTCTTTCTGAAGTTGTAAGGACGCCTACAGGATGTTTATTTGGTGGCCTATCATCTTCTAAAATGGCCTTTAAACTTGCAGCTATCTCTTTAGGACTACGAATACAATCGTTTGCATCCAAAACATCAAAAGTGTAAAAATGACCTTTCCTCAGTACAAGTAAATGCTTTGCTGAAGGCTCGTGAAAAATCCTGTCTTTCCCTATTTCTGGTATCCTAGTAGTATTGAATAGATTCTTGTACTGAGACATGTCTAATGGAAAAgcctgtaataaaaaaattgttcttatacataaagtttttacaaattattatctctttcaatcacataattttgatatattatatatagacaaaatttgtaattcttaccttaaataaataagcacCATACCAGCTAAAGCGAGGTGGAATCAGTCTTGTAACATTCCGAAATAATTGAGTATCTGATTTTTCAGGTTTCATATGAAATACTTCCGGCtctagaatattatttttaagagacTTCAAAAATCTCAACGATGACACAACAAGATTAGTTGCTTTTACCAATTGTGCATCATACTTTAAATCAGATTCCGGTACAAAAACTAAGAAAGGATTATAATTGATTGGCAAAGGTTTGCGATCTCGTAAATACATATCAAACCATGGTTCGGTAATGTAACTAGTATGTGGATTTTCAGCATTGTTTTGTAGTAGCTGCTTCTGCAAACTTTGTCCTTCGTTGGCAAGAAATCTCGAAATACAGGATGATGTGTGCTTTAATTCTTCATCATTCAATAAAGGCTTCTGGGCATTTAAATATCTCTGACATGTATCTTCAAGCTTTGGTATTGGTAATCTTGGTAAAGACGCTTGAAAATGCAATGTTGGGACTTTACTCATTTGTATATATTGACATTCAGGAGTATCGTACCAAGCCATAGTACTCCTGAaacaaaagtatatattattgttctataattttaaaccactatatttaaaattcttattttacattacttattattattcatgtaTTATTCATGACTATCATGACATTGTAGTTAATTTCTCAGCTATAATAATGTAAGTATTcaaagtgtaaaataaaaaatacataactGTTAATAATTAGTAGTGCAAAAACAAAACACAAATACCTAGGTAATTGCTGTGTTAGTATCACTCCTCCAGGGCTTAcctgtaatataataaacataacaaagaaaggaagaaaaacaCAAACATACGTgtcatttcaaaaattaaatatcgaaCATATGTCGTACAATACGCATGTGTAACGtgttaaaaatagtttaccATAATTTTTCggaatccattttttattaacataaacaTTTTACAGTTCAATATCAGTTATTTTCGAAGGTACAATGTAAagtgtacaaaaattatggaaatCAGCAATGTCAATTGGGAGCAAATGTCACGCACAGTGTTTTCAGAGATGACCAAGCAACACCGAGCGATCAACACTTCCAGTACCATTCGTCTTTACCGTACGTACCTGCGTACTTTTACGTAGTACGATTCAACGATAAGTCAGacttcttattttaaataaaaaaaatgtgttattaaataaagatatttaaatagcGTCGCTTTGCAACGCGCTCCCGTTAGGATAGCATCTGCTGTTCTTGCTTACTTGTGAATCGGCATTAACATTTCCTAATGGCGTAAACATGAACTTTCCCAGGTACGCAATCTTCCGTAAAGCTGACAATCTTCAATGGTATATTGTTAATGATTGCGACAGTGGCGACAGTGGACAGTGGCGGAGGCTCTCAGTTTTCAATCGCCGCCAGCCACGGTGAAGACGTCAAGTGAGTACTGGATAGTCTCACCGCCGCGATCACAACGCGGCGTATGACGGACGGAACTGTCACGCTCTCTTAAAACATCGTCGTCGCCGAATCGTTGCCGCGCACAGCGGAGGAAAACAATCTCGCAACAATGGCGATGGGCAAGGCCTTTCGCGTTTACGAGAAGCTAGACTCGCCTAAACCGCACTCGGTCATACTCGAGCAGCGGAACCGTAAGGAGACGCTACTCTTCGAATCGCAGGCAGTTGCCGTTCTTTGTAAGTACCGGATTGAGACAATTCGCTCACGTCGACGAAGTTATTTCTACCGATTTCATCCGCACTCTTATACTTTCGTTacgtttgaaataaaacaggtgtatatttatgtttacgagagaaagagagagagagataaaaatgaGGTGTAGAAAGTGCAATTCAAAGTAACAGGCATTGTGACAGCTTTGAGCGATTTCGGAATGTAAAGTGGAGTTTAGtctttgttttttatcttaaagatAAACACATCTTAACTCTGTACAGTTGTACAGCTTTATGTCATTTCTGTTTTACGTTTTCTTTTCCAAGTgtataaaacaaacaaaaaaatgatcattttttgtttttatcttcaacaatttctttctatgaattattataattgtaggcaatagaaatatttatgaaagtaTAGTTAAAAATCAAAGATTCTTTCTTGATTTATTAGCTCCTGAGGAGCACGAATTTTTGAAGCCAAAGTATACAAAATTGCTGGATGCATATGGATGCCTGGGTGTCCTGCAATTGAATGCAGGAGAAAACACATTATTATACCTTGTCCTGGTTACTGGATGTTTCTCCGTGGGAAAGATTGGAGAATCTGAGGTCTTCCGAATAACACAAACCAGCTGTGTGCCTCTGTTCTATAGCCAGGCGACAGAAGATCGTGTGTCCGAAGTCAGAAAAGTCTTAAATTCTGGAACATTTTACTTTTCCTGGTCTTCTGGCCAAGAGTCACTTGATATTACTTTAAGCGCTCAAAGAAGATGCAAGTCAACGATTACAGATAATAGGTTCTTCTGGTCAGTACAACATAATTTCAttgtaaaatctttataatgcagtttttgcaatataaattttttttaattaaaaaaaataactaaattttataacataattgcACAAGATGGAGTTAAAAGATGGAGATCTAAtcttatgaattatttttacaggaATCGAATGTTGCATATTCATCTGTTAAGATATGGAGTAGACACGACTCAGTGGTTGTTAAAAGCAATGTGTGGTAGTGTAGAAATTAGGACCGTCTATGTTGGACATAGACAAGCTCGAGCGGTGCTTATGTCTCGATTGAGTTGTGAACGTGCTGGTACTAGGTGAGAATACTTTTCtctatttgataaaaaaaaaaaatacacttaTCTGCATGTTTGTCtgcaaaaatatctatatttgataaaagtgTATCTATATTTGATAAGAGGAAAGTGTCACGCGAGATAAACATATGGCTAATGTACATATAATCTCACTTACATTCCGATTGATATAAACTCTCtgttagaatataaaatgacTGATTAAAAATGACATCATCCATTTCTACTGAAATtgcatgaaataatttttctagatttaACGTTAGAGGAACCAACGATGATGGACACGTGGCGAATTTCGTGGAGACAGAACAGGTGATCTACATAGACAACGAAGTGACATCTTATGTTCAAACGAGGGGCTCGGTGCCGCTGTTTTGGGAGCAGCCTGGTGTACAAGTTGGGTCTCATAAAGTGAAAATCTCACGTGGGTTCGAGACCTCCGCTCCCGCTTTCGACAGGCACTTAGAGATAATTAAGCAGCGGTATGGCCAGCAAGTGATTGTCAATCTTCTTGGCTCTAGCCTGATCGGCAGCAAAGAAGGGGAAGCTATGCTGAGTCAATTGTTTCAAACGCATCACAGTATGTCGGAGCATAAGGACGTACCCCATGTTTTATTCGATTATCACCAGGAATGTCGCGGTGG
This genomic window from Linepithema humile isolate Giens D197 chromosome 5, Lhum_UNIL_v1.0, whole genome shotgun sequence contains:
- the CPT2 gene encoding carnitine O-palmitoyltransferase 2, mitochondrial isoform X3, with the protein product MDSEKLWSTMAWYDTPECQYIQMSKVPTLHFQASLPRLPIPKLEDTCQRYLNAQKPLLNDEELKHTSSCISRFLANEGQSLQKQLLQNNAENPHTSYITEPWFDMYLRDRKPLPINYNPFLVFVPESDLKYDAQLVKATNLVVSSLRFLKSLKNNILEPEVFHMKPEKSDTQLFRNVTRLIPPRFSWYGAYLFKAFPLDMSQYKNLFNTTRIPEIGKDRIFHEPSAKHLLVLRKGHFYTFDVLDANDCIRSPKEIAASLKAILEDDRPPNKHPVGVLTTSERDEWAQTRSHLIETGNQEILKKIDSAIFAMILDDEVIGTDYNKLIRTYLHTDGTNRWFDKSFSLIVSKDGYGGINFEHSWGDGVAVLRYFQDVKSDISEKPRFHPNEVDELSKESTNIERLQFSIDAKSESIINQQKAKYQGWINRLCVDHIIYEEFGKEQCKKLRVSPDAVMQLAFQLALYTLEGRLVPTYESCSTAAYKHGRTETIRPCTLETKAICAAITQKQIELSKSELKRMILECSNAHNVLTKEAVMGQGFDRHLFALKRYAEKSDSVKPAIFQDPAYDALNYNILSTSTLSSPVVMAGGFGPVVPDGYGIGYMIQDKRLGVVVTSYEGVRNASKYVQTLEHAFKNIHDVLHA
- the CPT2 gene encoding carnitine O-palmitoyltransferase 2, mitochondrial isoform X2, which gives rise to MFTPLGNVNADSQVSPGGVILTQQLPRSTMAWYDTPECQYIQMSKVPTLHFQASLPRLPIPKLEDTCQRYLNAQKPLLNDEELKHTSSCISRFLANEGQSLQKQLLQNNAENPHTSYITEPWFDMYLRDRKPLPINYNPFLVFVPESDLKYDAQLVKATNLVVSSLRFLKSLKNNILEPEVFHMKPEKSDTQLFRNVTRLIPPRFSWYGAYLFKAFPLDMSQYKNLFNTTRIPEIGKDRIFHEPSAKHLLVLRKGHFYTFDVLDANDCIRSPKEIAASLKAILEDDRPPNKHPVGVLTTSERDEWAQTRSHLIETGNQEILKKIDSAIFAMILDDEVIGTDYNKLIRTYLHTDGTNRWFDKSFSLIVSKDGYGGINFEHSWGDGVAVLRYFQDVKSDISEKPRFHPNEVDELSKESTNIERLQFSIDAKSESIINQQKAKYQGWINRLCVDHIIYEEFGKEQCKKLRVSPDAVMQLAFQLALYTLEGRLVPTYESCSTAAYKHGRTETIRPCTLETKAICAAITQKQIELSKSELKRMILECSNAHNVLTKEAVMGQGFDRHLFALKRYAEKSDSVKPAIFQDPAYDALNYNILSTSTLSSPVVMAGGFGPVVPDGYGIGYMIQDKRLGVVVTSYEGVRNASKYVQTLEHAFKNIHDVLHA
- the CPT2 gene encoding carnitine O-palmitoyltransferase 2, mitochondrial isoform X1, coding for MFMLIKNGFRKIMVSPGGVILTQQLPRSTMAWYDTPECQYIQMSKVPTLHFQASLPRLPIPKLEDTCQRYLNAQKPLLNDEELKHTSSCISRFLANEGQSLQKQLLQNNAENPHTSYITEPWFDMYLRDRKPLPINYNPFLVFVPESDLKYDAQLVKATNLVVSSLRFLKSLKNNILEPEVFHMKPEKSDTQLFRNVTRLIPPRFSWYGAYLFKAFPLDMSQYKNLFNTTRIPEIGKDRIFHEPSAKHLLVLRKGHFYTFDVLDANDCIRSPKEIAASLKAILEDDRPPNKHPVGVLTTSERDEWAQTRSHLIETGNQEILKKIDSAIFAMILDDEVIGTDYNKLIRTYLHTDGTNRWFDKSFSLIVSKDGYGGINFEHSWGDGVAVLRYFQDVKSDISEKPRFHPNEVDELSKESTNIERLQFSIDAKSESIINQQKAKYQGWINRLCVDHIIYEEFGKEQCKKLRVSPDAVMQLAFQLALYTLEGRLVPTYESCSTAAYKHGRTETIRPCTLETKAICAAITQKQIELSKSELKRMILECSNAHNVLTKEAVMGQGFDRHLFALKRYAEKSDSVKPAIFQDPAYDALNYNILSTSTLSSPVVMAGGFGPVVPDGYGIGYMIQDKRLGVVVTSYEGVRNASKYVQTLEHAFKNIHDVLHA